A part of Sulfurimonas sp. HSL-1716 genomic DNA contains:
- a CDS encoding ABC transporter substrate-binding protein, whose amino-acid sequence MKKIILILLAAVSFSAAQKVVLQLSWLNQFQFAGYYVAKEKGFYRDVGLDVDIKEFQNDTDLSSVIQKGKADFAVGRSSLLIDKINGKDVVALGSIFQESPLILLTRDDANISSVKDLMHKRIMMTNDAKDTASIMAMLFSNGIAQKDIKIIPHSFNLNDLINKKTDAMASYISNEPIRMEEKGIGYKIFDPKDYGFYFYSDILFTSSKFIKNNPKLTKDFYEASIKGWRYAFDHISQTAEIIHNHYNTQHKTLIELIKEGEVLKHLALKKDTPLGYLDRNQLNDIVKVYKVLGIVTKNIDLDTFIYKYNHPTELAFKLKYRDIWFIGIIFILLLISLNFILLFISLRKRWIHTQSHLKQTIADQKEEIDKQNKIIIVQSKIAAIGEMLSNIAHQWRQPLNVISLSTAKIETALLLGKEMKNEDFLKISNDINLQTEYLSQTIDDFRNYFSPNSENFASFNIKDTIGKVNELTKEVFKSSGIEMIMSMKECVITHNENFLIQALLNIYNNAKDAIIENGTAQRYFFIDLRCDEEKIVITLKDSGGGIDSETIEKIFEPYFTTKYKSKGTGLGLYITYSIITQQLNGTISAHNVKYRYKDHDLSCAEFVITLPIYFS is encoded by the coding sequence ATGAAAAAAATAATTTTAATCCTGTTGGCGGCGGTATCGTTCTCTGCAGCTCAAAAAGTGGTTTTACAGCTGAGCTGGCTGAATCAATTTCAATTTGCCGGGTATTATGTGGCAAAAGAGAAAGGGTTTTACAGAGATGTAGGTCTTGATGTCGATATCAAAGAGTTTCAAAACGACACAGATCTTTCCAGCGTCATCCAAAAAGGCAAAGCCGACTTCGCCGTAGGGCGTTCATCCCTGCTGATCGACAAGATAAACGGCAAAGACGTCGTCGCTCTTGGCTCTATTTTTCAAGAATCTCCTTTGATCCTGCTGACAAGAGACGATGCCAATATCAGCTCCGTAAAAGACCTTATGCACAAGCGTATCATGATGACAAACGACGCCAAGGACACGGCATCGATTATGGCCATGCTGTTTTCAAACGGCATAGCTCAAAAAGATATCAAGATAATACCTCATAGTTTTAATCTAAATGACCTTATAAACAAAAAAACCGATGCTATGGCTTCTTATATATCCAATGAACCTATCAGGATGGAAGAGAAAGGGATTGGGTATAAGATCTTCGATCCGAAAGATTACGGGTTTTATTTTTACAGCGATATCCTTTTCACCTCTTCTAAATTCATAAAAAATAATCCGAAATTGACAAAAGATTTTTATGAAGCCAGCATCAAAGGCTGGAGATATGCCTTCGATCATATCTCACAGACTGCGGAGATCATACATAACCATTACAATACGCAGCACAAAACATTGATCGAGCTGATAAAAGAGGGGGAAGTGCTAAAGCATTTAGCTTTAAAAAAAGATACGCCTTTAGGTTATTTGGACAGAAACCAGCTAAACGATATCGTAAAGGTTTACAAAGTACTGGGAATAGTTACGAAAAATATAGATCTGGACACGTTTATATACAAATATAACCATCCTACGGAACTTGCATTTAAACTGAAATATAGGGATATATGGTTTATAGGGATCATTTTCATACTGCTGCTGATAAGTTTGAACTTCATTCTTTTGTTCATAAGTCTCAGAAAAAGATGGATCCATACTCAAAGCCATCTGAAACAGACGATAGCCGATCAAAAAGAGGAGATAGACAAGCAAAATAAGATCATTATCGTACAGTCCAAAATAGCTGCCATAGGCGAAATGCTCAGTAATATTGCTCATCAATGGCGACAGCCTCTAAATGTCATCTCGCTTAGCACGGCAAAGATCGAGACCGCTTTGCTTTTAGGCAAAGAGATGAAAAACGAGGATTTTCTAAAAATCAGTAACGATATCAACCTGCAAACAGAATACCTGTCGCAGACGATCGATGATTTTCGAAACTATTTTAGTCCAAACAGTGAAAATTTTGCATCGTTTAATATAAAAGATACTATCGGCAAAGTGAACGAACTGACCAAAGAGGTCTTTAAAAGCAGCGGCATCGAGATGATCATGAGTATGAAAGAGTGTGTTATCACCCACAATGAGAATTTTTTGATACAGGCTTTGCTCAATATCTATAATAATGCCAAAGACGCGATCATCGAAAACGGTACGGCGCAGAGATATTTTTTTATCGATCTCAGATGTGATGAAGAGAAGATAGTCATTACGTTAAAAGATTCCGGCGGGGGTATCGACAGTGAGACGATAGAAAAGATCTTCGAACCTTATTTTACTACAAAATACAAATCCAAAGGGACCGGACTGGGTCTATATATTACGTATTCGATCATCACGCAGCAGTTAAACGGAACGATATCGGCGCACAACGTCAAGTATAGATACAAGGATCATGACCTTTCGTGTGCAGAGTTTGTTATAACCCTTCCGATCTATTTTTCTTAA
- a CDS encoding PDC sensor domain-containing protein: protein MKEYIEIYNNNKEKIESILEGSIESLKLSNEAENYYQKLFATFPSLEVVYTVDAVSKIQTSANIYSKYNDDSQRDKSRSYLINKLEIKENNFAFTAPYQSATTGTLCVTVSKKEGNKIIFMDFVLEKLLERLGLIEKHIYFSKVIKAFYLIAGFFMMILSTAAIIYGGFDFLKNIFHESLNIDAIFKPVIATTLGLAIFDLAKTILEQEVFFKSYSKDSKIEIKVLTKFLITILIALSIETLMVVFKIAIENYDKMVNALYLMGGISFIITALAVLIFLTRRRAV, encoded by the coding sequence ATGAAAGAATATATCGAAATATATAACAACAACAAAGAGAAAATAGAAAGCATCCTTGAAGGAAGTATAGAGAGTCTTAAGCTCAGCAACGAGGCTGAAAACTACTATCAAAAACTTTTTGCCACTTTTCCCTCCTTGGAGGTGGTGTATACGGTAGATGCGGTATCAAAGATCCAGACATCGGCAAATATCTACAGTAAATACAATGACGACAGCCAAAGAGATAAAAGCAGAAGCTATCTGATAAACAAACTCGAAATAAAAGAGAACAACTTCGCTTTTACGGCTCCCTATCAAAGCGCTACAACGGGAACTCTTTGTGTAACCGTATCGAAAAAAGAGGGAAACAAGATAATCTTTATGGATTTTGTCTTAGAGAAACTACTGGAGAGACTCGGACTGATCGAAAAGCATATATATTTTAGCAAGGTTATCAAGGCATTTTATCTTATCGCAGGTTTTTTCATGATGATCCTCTCGACTGCTGCGATCATATACGGCGGATTCGACTTTCTAAAAAACATCTTTCATGAAAGCCTGAACATCGATGCTATTTTTAAGCCGGTGATCGCAACGACACTCGGACTCGCCATCTTCGATCTGGCAAAGACCATTCTCGAACAGGAAGTCTTCTTTAAAAGTTATTCGAAAGATTCAAAGATCGAGATAAAAGTGCTGACAAAATTTCTTATCACCATCCTGATAGCACTTTCGATAGAAACGCTGATGGTCGTCTTTAAGATCGCGATAGAAAACTATGACAAAATGGTAAACGCTCTATACCTGATGGGAGGGATATCGTTCATTATCACGGCACTTGCCGTATTGATCTTTTTGACCAGAAGAAGGGCGGTATGA
- a CDS encoding SO_0444 family Cu/Zn efflux transporter, producing the protein MEYLSIFINSLVDLSNAMAPYILFGLLFAGILHESVPETLVTKHLGKESIASVIKATLFGVPLPVCSCGVIPLAASIKKSGASRGATLSFLISTPITGVDSILATYGMFGWAFTLYRVFTSMIVAMAAGILSNLFDKEKEVVKPKFSLSVNKPAEQSCCTTSACCSSSDKTAKFSMKKALRYGFVTLLGDIAKPLFWGLVIGALISSLIPQNLSDILSEHSWLSYAIVIAIAVPMYVCATSSLPIAAALMLSGVSAGAAFVFLSAGPATNTVTIGVVKNMLDKRSLYIYLASIVLGSLAFGIGLDHLFSSFEINPKSLLHMNEEAGMISVLSSIVMWMFILYFMTKTYLKRAKA; encoded by the coding sequence ATGGAGTATCTATCTATTTTTATAAATTCGCTTGTCGATCTGAGCAATGCTATGGCGCCATACATCCTTTTTGGACTTCTGTTTGCAGGAATATTGCATGAGAGCGTCCCTGAGACTTTGGTGACAAAGCATCTGGGAAAAGAGAGTATTGCTTCGGTCATCAAAGCTACGCTCTTTGGTGTGCCGCTTCCCGTATGTTCATGCGGCGTCATCCCGCTTGCAGCGAGCATCAAAAAGAGCGGGGCAAGCCGCGGGGCGACTCTTTCATTTTTGATATCGACGCCCATAACCGGAGTGGATTCCATTTTGGCGACTTACGGGATGTTTGGATGGGCGTTTACACTGTACAGAGTATTTACCTCGATGATAGTGGCCATGGCGGCGGGGATACTGAGCAATCTCTTTGACAAAGAAAAAGAGGTGGTAAAACCGAAGTTCTCGCTTTCTGTGAACAAACCCGCAGAGCAGAGCTGCTGCACGACCTCGGCATGCTGCAGTTCATCAGATAAAACAGCGAAATTCTCTATGAAAAAAGCTCTGAGATACGGCTTTGTGACACTGCTTGGCGATATAGCAAAGCCTTTGTTTTGGGGTCTTGTCATCGGCGCATTGATAAGCTCGCTTATCCCTCAAAACCTGAGTGATATCCTGAGCGAACACTCCTGGCTTTCATATGCGATAGTGATCGCCATCGCGGTGCCGATGTATGTCTGTGCCACCTCTTCGCTGCCCATCGCCGCGGCATTGATGCTCTCGGGTGTGAGTGCGGGAGCCGCGTTCGTATTTTTAAGTGCGGGGCCTGCAACAAACACGGTGACGATAGGCGTGGTTAAAAATATGCTGGACAAACGTTCGCTTTACATCTATCTGGCGAGTATCGTTCTTGGAAGTCTGGCCTTTGGGATTGGATTGGATCATCTCTTTAGCTCTTTTGAGATAAACCCGAAATCGCTTTTACATATGAACGAAGAAGCGGGGATGATATCCGTTTTGAGCAGTATTGTTATGTGGATGTTCATTCTTTATTTTATGACGAAGACCTATCTTAAAAGAGCAAAGGCCTGA
- a CDS encoding acetate kinase, with the protein MQRRGYREHGSDNRYTSGAEQLKALILNSGSSSIKYKIFDMESENILDKGIIEELKGNRHKELEKIIKGMEKIDFIAHRVVHGGDSFKTATIIDDAVIKEIDALSHLAPLHNPANLDGILTAKQLAPDVLQIAVFDTAFHEDMEPWAYMYAMPQELYTKYSIRRYGFHGTSHSYLLKECAKLLNKKTEETNLISLHLGNGASASAVKNGKSYDTSMGFTPLEGLVMGTRSGDFDPAILLYLLKLGFSEQELDDLVNQKSGLLGLCGSSDLREILNRDDHDAKLALEIMSKRVKKYLGAYVAVLGRVDAIVFSGGIGENSPQIRKMILEGLDEAFDILLDDEKNSQTVARTALISKEKSRIPLYVIPTDEEIEIAHQAFALLR; encoded by the coding sequence ATGCAGCGTCGTGGATATCGTGAACACGGTAGCGATAACCGCTATACAAGCGGGGCAGAACAGTTGAAAGCGCTTATCTTAAACTCCGGAAGCTCCTCCATAAAATATAAGATATTTGACATGGAATCCGAAAATATCCTTGACAAAGGGATCATAGAGGAATTAAAAGGCAACCGCCACAAAGAGCTCGAAAAGATTATAAAAGGTATGGAAAAGATCGATTTTATCGCTCACAGGGTTGTTCATGGAGGAGATTCTTTCAAAACAGCCACGATCATCGACGATGCGGTGATAAAAGAGATAGACGCCCTCTCACATCTTGCCCCTCTGCACAATCCTGCAAATCTCGACGGTATCCTTACTGCAAAACAACTGGCTCCTGACGTCTTGCAGATAGCCGTTTTTGATACGGCCTTTCATGAAGATATGGAGCCTTGGGCATATATGTATGCCATGCCTCAGGAACTCTATACAAAATACAGTATCAGGCGTTACGGTTTTCACGGGACTTCACACAGCTATCTTTTAAAAGAGTGTGCAAAGCTTCTGAACAAAAAAACAGAGGAGACGAACCTCATCTCGCTGCATCTTGGAAACGGTGCAAGCGCCAGCGCCGTGAAAAACGGAAAATCTTATGACACCTCCATGGGTTTTACACCGCTTGAGGGACTTGTTATGGGAACCAGAAGCGGTGATTTCGATCCCGCCATACTTTTGTATCTTTTAAAACTGGGATTTAGCGAACAAGAGCTTGACGATCTTGTAAATCAAAAAAGCGGTTTGCTGGGGCTTTGCGGCAGCAGCGACCTCAGAGAGATATTAAACAGAGACGACCATGATGCCAAACTGGCGCTGGAGATCATGAGCAAACGGGTAAAAAAATACCTCGGTGCATACGTCGCCGTTCTCGGGCGTGTCGATGCCATCGTATTTAGCGGGGGCATCGGAGAAAACAGTCCACAAATAAGAAAAATGATACTCGAAGGGCTTGATGAAGCGTTTGATATACTTTTGGACGATGAAAAAAACAGCCAAACAGTAGCGCGGACGGCTTTGATCTCAAAAGAGAAAAGCCGTATCCCTCTTTACGTGATCCCTACCGATGAAGAGATTGAAATCGCACATCAGGCCTTTGCTCTTTTAAGATAG